A single window of Candidatus Bealeia paramacronuclearis DNA harbors:
- a CDS encoding flagellar basal body P-ring protein FlgI yields the protein MTQHRARNFKTSLQLTVFASLMVLLSSTSLSSAPSNSTSHSSRIKDIVSFEGVRDNQLVGYGLVVGLNGTGDGLTNAPFTRESLVSMLERLGVNIRDQLANLKTKNVAAVMVTANLPPFSRQGARIDISVSAMGDAKDLLGGTLLVTPLMGADGDVYAVAQGPITTGSFQASGSSGSSITKGVPTNGKIPNGAIIEKEIGFELKNQDGLKLSLFNPDFTTAKRIADAVNVKFGHVADALDPTTVQLQIPAKFAANPVAFITEVEQMPITPDLGAKVVIDEANGVIVMGKNVRISEVAVSHGNLTIKITETPQVSQPNPFSIGGTTEIVARTGIDVKEDSNKKMVVLDGGTTLQQLVDGLNALGVSPRDMITILETIKSAGALQAEIEVK from the coding sequence ATGACACAGCACAGGGCTAGGAATTTCAAGACGAGCTTGCAGCTCACAGTTTTTGCAAGTCTCATGGTTTTGTTGTCGTCAACTTCCCTTTCTAGCGCCCCCTCAAACTCAACATCGCATTCCTCCAGGATTAAAGATATTGTGAGCTTTGAGGGCGTGCGTGACAACCAATTGGTAGGATATGGACTTGTGGTGGGCCTTAATGGAACAGGTGATGGTTTAACGAATGCGCCTTTCACGAGAGAAAGTCTTGTGAGTATGCTTGAGCGATTGGGCGTCAATATTCGTGATCAGCTCGCCAATCTTAAAACAAAGAATGTGGCAGCTGTCATGGTGACTGCAAATTTACCCCCCTTTTCTCGCCAGGGCGCACGCATTGATATTAGTGTCTCTGCAATGGGAGACGCGAAAGATCTCTTAGGAGGAACTCTTTTGGTAACGCCTCTTATGGGTGCGGATGGTGACGTTTATGCTGTGGCTCAAGGTCCCATTACCACGGGAAGTTTTCAAGCCAGTGGATCTTCTGGATCCTCTATTACTAAGGGCGTTCCCACCAATGGAAAAATTCCCAATGGGGCTATTATCGAAAAAGAAATTGGATTTGAACTTAAAAATCAGGATGGTCTCAAGCTTTCCCTCTTTAATCCTGATTTTACCACTGCAAAAAGAATTGCCGATGCGGTTAATGTGAAATTTGGACATGTTGCTGACGCTTTGGATCCAACCACAGTTCAGCTACAAATTCCTGCAAAATTTGCGGCAAATCCCGTAGCCTTCATCACAGAGGTGGAGCAAATGCCGATTACTCCAGATTTGGGTGCTAAAGTCGTGATCGATGAAGCCAATGGCGTCATTGTTATGGGTAAAAATGTACGCATTAGTGAAGTCGCCGTATCTCATGGCAATCTCACAATTAAGATTACAGAAACCCCTCAAGTTTCCCAACCCAATCCGTTTTCGATTGGAGGAACAACAGAAATTGTAGCGCGCACAGGAATTGATGTGAAAGAGGACTCCAATAAAAAGATGGTGGTGCTTGATGGCGGAACAACACTCCAACAACTCGTTGATGGACTCAATGCTCTGGGCGTATCTCCTCGAGATATGATCACGATCCTTGAGACAATCAAGTCTGCAGGCGCCCTTCAAGCCGAAATTGAGGTGAAATGA
- a CDS encoding FlgK family flagellar hook-associated protein, with the protein MAGITSLDNASSLLISGTNVAKSLLNNKAERLGSSQSPDYTKKDPLIALTTSGGGYSSVSVQKYARLVDPVMRQQRFDAIGDLSLAEVQNNYGTQLSNLLGRFNDDKALSNRITDVFSKIDALVSSPTNSRTPSDLKDSFLQLTSMLNDVTNGIQTLRTQCEQDIASGVTKTNTLLQNLFDSNTQLNSIFGLGNDVSRVMDPHDSIIEQLASYLPLKVEDQKSGASYITSPFPLLLQKNEPISFQGGNVLTPQQFYNINGTGTLQGIKDADGNDVTYALTRGSLGGLIELRDTILPEAQSLIDNLTATLMTEFNAISNKGTAYTPDSVLTGERIIPPTGDTTPFTGQGTLRVALIDRTTHIITNHVDINMANINTIGDMRNAFATVPGLTTAYDTNNRLQLNSNNPNLGISMVSLTGVQTASETTTGKNLARVTQFAAKGWESKRKT; encoded by the coding sequence ATGGCCGGCATTACATCCCTAGATAACGCATCCAGTCTTCTGATTTCAGGAACAAACGTTGCCAAAAGCCTTTTGAATAACAAAGCTGAACGTTTGGGAAGCTCTCAGAGTCCTGATTATACAAAAAAAGATCCTCTCATTGCGCTCACGACTTCAGGGGGCGGCTATTCTTCTGTATCTGTTCAAAAATATGCACGGCTCGTTGATCCAGTAATGCGGCAGCAGAGATTTGATGCCATAGGCGATCTTTCTTTAGCAGAAGTTCAAAATAATTATGGAACACAACTTTCTAATCTCTTGGGACGCTTTAACGATGACAAAGCGCTCAGCAATCGAATTACAGATGTCTTTAGCAAAATTGACGCTCTCGTTAGTAGTCCCACGAACTCGAGAACGCCTTCAGATTTGAAAGATTCTTTCCTTCAACTCACTTCTATGCTGAATGATGTCACCAATGGTATTCAAACGCTTCGAACCCAATGTGAGCAAGACATCGCATCAGGTGTTACAAAAACAAATACGCTTCTCCAGAATCTTTTCGATTCAAACACACAACTGAACAGCATCTTTGGTTTAGGGAACGATGTGTCACGCGTAATGGACCCGCATGATTCTATTATAGAACAACTGGCCAGCTATTTGCCTTTAAAAGTTGAAGATCAAAAGTCTGGAGCCAGCTATATTACTTCGCCTTTTCCTTTATTGCTTCAAAAAAATGAACCTATTAGTTTTCAAGGTGGAAATGTTTTAACGCCGCAACAATTTTATAATATTAACGGCACAGGAACCCTTCAGGGCATTAAAGATGCTGATGGAAATGACGTCACTTATGCTCTAACTCGTGGCAGCTTAGGTGGGCTTATAGAACTCAGAGATACGATTTTACCCGAAGCTCAGTCTCTCATTGACAACCTCACAGCCACGCTTATGACTGAATTTAATGCTATTTCCAACAAGGGAACCGCTTATACGCCGGATAGTGTTTTAACGGGAGAACGTATTATTCCTCCCACTGGTGATACAACTCCTTTTACAGGACAAGGTACACTTCGCGTGGCACTCATTGATAGGACAACGCATATTATTACCAATCACGTCGATATTAACATGGCAAATATTAATACCATTGGTGACATGAGAAATGCATTTGCAACGGTTCCAGGACTTACAACGGCGTATGACACAAACAATCGCCTTCAACTCAATTCTAACAATCCAAACCTTGGAATTTCGATGGTCTCTTTGACCGGAGTGCAAACGGCATCTGAAACAACCACAGGAAAAAATTTAGCACGAGTTACGCAGTTTGCAGCAAAAGGGTGGGAATCTAAGCGAAAGACATGA
- the fliW gene encoding flagellar assembly protein FliW, whose translation MVLSEIVQKTMNQGIQKHLIILNTTLPMTELGVYPSRYGEIEAQDDKKIYFVHGLPGFDNAREFSLIALPEKQYKGFFLLQNLENEDIAFLTLPLPEEIGLISENDLKEAAMATGCPVKDALFLLVISIVQEGPKAKIYANMRAPIVVDIHRRVAQQYVMINPDYPIRYDLT comes from the coding sequence ATGGTCTTAAGTGAAATCGTACAAAAAACAATGAATCAAGGAATTCAAAAACATTTAATCATTCTAAATACAACACTGCCCATGACGGAGTTGGGTGTTTATCCCAGTCGGTATGGGGAGATTGAAGCTCAGGATGACAAAAAAATATATTTCGTCCATGGTCTTCCCGGATTTGATAATGCGAGAGAATTCAGCCTTATTGCCCTTCCTGAAAAGCAATATAAAGGCTTCTTCCTTCTTCAGAATTTAGAGAATGAGGATATAGCGTTCTTGACCCTGCCCTTGCCTGAAGAAATCGGACTCATCTCAGAAAATGATTTAAAAGAAGCCGCTATGGCCACGGGATGCCCTGTTAAAGATGCCCTGTTCCTCCTCGTGATTTCGATTGTGCAAGAAGGCCCCAAAGCCAAAATTTACGCCAATATGCGCGCCCCCATTGTGGTGGATATTCATCGCAGGGTCGCCCAACAATACGTTATGATCAATCCGGATTACCCAATCCGTTACGACTTAACATAA
- a CDS encoding NAD kinase, producing the protein MKKFAFIGSDSPEAKTALEVLSKINPQHTVEDADVIIALGGDGLMLEVLHKTLSISKPVYGMNCGTVGFLMNSFSEDALQDRVKKAIPTHLHPLKMSARTNAGEIHRALAFNEVSLIRESRQASKIEISIDGRVRLTELICDGVLISTPAGSTAYNLSAHGPILPIGSPLLALTPISAYRPRRWHGAILPHSANITFTILDREKRPVTAVADFTEIRDVISVSIHEDRTHYVTVLFDEGHNLEERILQEQFHVG; encoded by the coding sequence ATGAAAAAATTTGCATTTATAGGTTCGGATTCCCCAGAAGCGAAAACAGCACTGGAGGTGCTTTCCAAAATTAATCCTCAACACACTGTCGAAGACGCGGATGTGATCATTGCTTTGGGGGGAGACGGACTTATGCTCGAAGTTCTCCATAAAACCCTTTCGATTTCAAAGCCTGTGTATGGCATGAATTGTGGAACGGTTGGTTTTTTGATGAATTCTTTTTCTGAAGACGCCCTTCAAGACCGCGTGAAAAAAGCAATCCCAACCCATCTGCATCCTTTGAAAATGTCCGCAAGAACGAATGCCGGGGAAATACACCGCGCCCTTGCATTTAACGAAGTCTCCCTCATTCGTGAATCACGACAAGCTTCTAAAATTGAAATTAGCATTGATGGTAGAGTTCGCTTAACGGAATTAATTTGTGATGGCGTTTTAATCTCAACGCCTGCGGGAAGTACAGCATATAATCTTTCTGCCCATGGTCCGATTTTGCCCATAGGATCGCCACTTTTAGCTTTAACACCTATCAGCGCTTATCGTCCTCGCAGATGGCACGGCGCCATTCTGCCTCATTCGGCCAATATTACATTTACCATTCTTGATCGTGAAAAGCGTCCTGTGACCGCCGTTGCCGATTTTACCGAAATCCGCGATGTGATCTCTGTCTCTATTCATGAAGATCGGACCCATTATGTAACCGTTCTTTTTGACGAGGGGCATAATTTAGAAGAGCGCATTCTTCAAGAACAATTCCACGTGGGGTGA
- a CDS encoding HIT family protein, producing the protein MFTLDPRLEEDSVYVTDLELSQIRLSLNSTFPWILLIPKRLHVREIIELEEGDQIQLIREIVRASHVTQSIFSPDKLNVGSLGNIVPQLHVHVVARYVGDKAWPSAAWKGDFKAPYTPEHLEETIEKLRAGFEVV; encoded by the coding sequence ATGTTCACTCTTGACCCGCGCCTGGAAGAAGACTCTGTCTATGTGACCGATCTTGAATTGTCTCAAATTCGACTGAGTTTGAATTCTACGTTTCCTTGGATCCTTTTAATTCCCAAGCGTCTCCATGTCCGTGAAATTATAGAACTTGAAGAGGGGGATCAAATTCAACTCATTAGAGAAATTGTCCGCGCCAGTCATGTCACCCAATCCATTTTTAGTCCTGATAAATTAAATGTGGGATCCTTGGGAAATATCGTGCCCCAACTTCATGTTCATGTGGTGGCCCGTTATGTGGGGGACAAGGCTTGGCCGAGTGCGGCTTGGAAGGGGGATTTTAAAGCTCCCTATACTCCCGAACACCTCGAAGAGACGATCGAAAAATTAAGAGCGGGATTTGAGGTCGTTTAA
- a CDS encoding GNAT family N-acetyltransferase — protein sequence MWFQKSKLIQIPGYKKPFKIPGNLEITLSPLAHPNDCLKVGYGLMGHNRQYLENFSETLIYLPHSSEPFACAFQESISGAFDDLLLQLGASKTATLLMKLEKEALQKGIRRSYISVKNGKEPIEPLSLTQHDGFKLSEFLRTHGYVLTGETPHLKEPVYTQNFYKELLTSATSKQDLCDRKKCLNLQLQKWQEELKKVKASKGKRRLKTSKIHHISSMIFALEGEIKTFKNAFEWRVEPQEESPPVPLGNFGVFVRKNGIIKGGLFGTLNTKDVVIPHSDIDIFWIDSSVRGTGLGSKVMNAALSFSKSQGAHIAQLGTIDFQAPGFYEKMNFQRINTSPKILKTLKGNLVNAYTYRKEI from the coding sequence GTGTGGTTTCAAAAATCGAAACTCATCCAAATTCCAGGATATAAAAAACCTTTTAAAATTCCAGGTAATCTTGAAATTACACTTTCACCTCTCGCTCATCCCAATGATTGCCTGAAAGTTGGATATGGGCTTATGGGACACAATCGGCAATACCTCGAAAATTTTTCAGAAACGTTAATTTATTTGCCCCACTCTTCTGAACCTTTTGCCTGTGCTTTTCAAGAAAGTATTTCTGGTGCGTTTGATGATCTTCTTTTGCAGTTGGGGGCTTCTAAAACTGCAACCCTTTTGATGAAGCTTGAAAAAGAAGCCCTTCAAAAAGGGATTCGCCGTTCCTATATCTCTGTCAAAAATGGGAAGGAACCGATAGAGCCACTCAGTTTGACTCAACATGATGGATTTAAGTTGTCTGAGTTTTTGCGCACTCATGGGTATGTTCTTACAGGAGAAACTCCTCATCTTAAGGAACCAGTTTATACTCAGAATTTTTATAAAGAACTGCTGACGTCGGCAACATCAAAACAGGATCTTTGTGACAGAAAAAAATGCCTAAACCTCCAACTTCAAAAGTGGCAAGAGGAATTAAAAAAAGTTAAGGCATCAAAAGGAAAACGACGTCTCAAAACTTCTAAAATACATCACATTTCTAGTATGATTTTCGCATTAGAGGGTGAGATCAAGACTTTTAAGAACGCCTTTGAATGGAGAGTTGAACCTCAAGAGGAGTCTCCTCCTGTCCCTTTGGGAAACTTTGGTGTGTTTGTCAGAAAAAATGGAATTATTAAAGGGGGGCTTTTTGGAACACTTAACACAAAAGACGTGGTGATTCCCCATAGTGACATTGATATATTTTGGATTGACTCCAGTGTGCGTGGAACAGGCTTGGGAAGCAAGGTGATGAACGCTGCTCTGTCTTTTTCCAAATCTCAAGGGGCACACATTGCGCAATTGGGGACCATAGATTTTCAGGCACCTGGTTTTTACGAGAAAATGAACTTTCAAAGAATCAATACAAGTCCAAAGATTTTAAAAACTCTTAAAGGTAATTTGGTTAATGCCTATACCTATCGAAAGGAAATCTAG
- a CDS encoding transposase-like zinc-binding domain-containing protein, with the protein MECKKCNSVQYVKNGMVRGIQRYRCKSCGCNFTNTPKRGKPEAMKALAILLYTLGNASFGMIGKVLKVSNVAVLKWIRKEAKSLERPAVPSDLKLVQIDEMWHYVNGKKTKFGSGKPLTLCQGELSPGLWVAVMIEQPKA; encoded by the coding sequence ATGGAATGCAAGAAATGTAATTCAGTTCAGTATGTTAAGAATGGAATGGTCAGAGGGATCCAACGCTACCGCTGTAAAAGCTGCGGCTGCAACTTCACAAATACACCTAAGCGCGGAAAGCCAGAGGCCATGAAAGCCTTGGCAATCCTTTTATATACATTGGGAAATGCAAGCTTTGGAATGATCGGAAAGGTTCTTAAAGTCAGTAATGTCGCTGTTTTGAAGTGGATTCGAAAAGAGGCAAAATCATTGGAAAGGCCTGCCGTTCCATCTGACCTTAAGCTCGTTCAAATCGACGAGATGTGGCATTACGTGAATGGAAAAAAAACAAAATTTGGATCTGGAAAGCCTTTGACCCTGTGTCAGGGCGAGTTATCTCCTGGACTTTGGGTCGCCGTGATGATCGAACAGCCAAAAGCTTAA
- a CDS encoding IS1 family transposase, with amino-acid sequence MSGRVISWTLGRRDDRTAKSLIDEIGTRDLTFITDDWEGFHRLIPEHQLFTGKDLTYPIEQDNSNTRHYLARFRRRSKVTSRSHEMVDLSLLLLYHLSNPEVFKKYLDSFLSIFS; translated from the coding sequence GTGTCAGGGCGAGTTATCTCCTGGACTTTGGGTCGCCGTGATGATCGAACAGCCAAAAGCTTAATCGACGAAATCGGCACGAGGGATCTCACTTTCATCACGGACGATTGGGAGGGATTTCATCGTCTAATTCCTGAACATCAACTTTTTACTGGCAAGGATTTAACCTACCCAATCGAGCAGGATAACAGCAACACACGTCATTATCTCGCGCGCTTTCGAAGGCGCTCCAAGGTCACGTCTCGAAGCCATGAAATGGTAGATCTTTCCTTACTTCTTCTTTACCATCTCTCCAATCCTGAAGTCTTCAAAAAATATCTGGACTCTTTCTTATCTATCTTTAGTTAA
- a CDS encoding AAA family ATPase, whose translation MRPILLKMGYTAEMLPEVSQPQIGYFQGLYQRVPQNELIDLEKGPEDNKEKLEKALERAYLQNRRQLYQKGMKQETVGTLITPLVLSGGLVAVEVTGIDSSGFAATLFGINILYNLIDGGKPLKPLITNWMYPENDPLYSFEREYALKKPLLNFLDAKDDLKNYSEYKAVPFPEEQFLIARRSPMNMSGALQLLNLFFKIPTQSVNPTLPVKEIEKSLQLYSKEAREIILSACINHQKAYSSTLGLNPQTREFVNLVSTPGTGKSYCVEETGRKMNLPVVTICLAGATPDSLFGTSTIPGLLLEKLGEMQGARNGILFLDELDRVLNDTNLMSVLLPFLEPNNKKFFSAYLKRHIDVSHLFIWVAGNLNFKEAALKNRFHEKKTASLEIVDRDLLLDTVMTTYLPKKLMKGEIVESETQSI comes from the coding sequence TTGCGACCAATTCTTTTAAAGATGGGGTATACTGCAGAGATGCTACCAGAGGTTTCTCAACCGCAAATAGGATACTTTCAGGGGCTTTATCAACGCGTTCCTCAAAATGAGTTGATTGATTTGGAAAAGGGACCTGAAGACAATAAAGAAAAATTGGAAAAGGCCCTTGAAAGGGCCTACCTCCAAAATCGACGCCAACTTTATCAAAAAGGGATGAAGCAGGAAACCGTGGGAACCTTAATAACACCGCTTGTTCTGAGTGGTGGTTTAGTGGCTGTTGAAGTCACCGGTATCGATTCTAGTGGTTTTGCAGCAACTCTTTTTGGAATCAATATCCTTTATAATTTGATTGACGGAGGAAAACCTCTCAAACCCCTTATCACCAATTGGATGTATCCTGAAAACGATCCCCTCTATTCCTTTGAGCGTGAGTATGCCCTAAAGAAGCCCTTATTAAACTTTTTAGATGCAAAAGACGATTTGAAAAATTACTCCGAATATAAGGCCGTGCCCTTTCCAGAGGAGCAATTTCTCATTGCCCGAAGAAGCCCTATGAATATGAGTGGCGCTTTGCAGCTTTTAAATTTGTTTTTCAAAATACCCACGCAAAGTGTTAATCCCACTTTGCCAGTAAAAGAGATTGAAAAAAGCCTTCAACTTTATTCCAAAGAGGCGAGAGAGATTATTCTCAGTGCCTGCATCAATCATCAAAAAGCCTATAGCTCCACTTTGGGGCTCAATCCTCAAACACGGGAATTTGTCAATTTGGTGTCAACACCAGGAACAGGTAAAAGTTATTGTGTAGAGGAAACCGGACGCAAAATGAATCTTCCGGTTGTCACAATTTGTTTAGCAGGAGCAACCCCTGACAGTTTGTTTGGAACCAGTACAATCCCAGGGCTTTTGCTTGAAAAACTGGGTGAGATGCAAGGGGCCAGAAATGGAATTCTTTTCCTTGATGAATTGGATCGGGTTTTAAATGATACTAATTTGATGTCTGTTCTTTTGCCCTTCCTTGAGCCCAATAACAAAAAATTCTTTAGCGCCTATTTGAAACGTCACATTGATGTCAGCCATTTGTTCATATGGGTGGCAGGAAATCTGAATTTTAAAGAAGCGGCTTTAAAAAATCGTTTTCACGAAAAAAAGACGGCGTCTCTTGAAATCGTTGATAGGGATCTTCTTTTGGACACAGTCATGACGACCTATCTTCCTAAAAAATTAATGAAGGGGGAAATTGTGGAGTCTGAAACGCAATCAATCTGA
- a CDS encoding ABC transporter ATP-binding protein/permease → MVQPNLSFSKAVFKILWPYWRSEKKWEALFLLLCSGSFLAAFVFTQLELNYWGNDFYTALQEFRMNDFFGLLKKFSYLAALAISTYVLAFYAQKHLELRWRKWLTHFYIQKWLSHRNYYHLLLAGSQTDNPDQRIAEDVGHFCSETIRLFLDAFRNILMLIAFLGVLWVLSGTLKIPLGDKVLEVPGYMFWAGLIYAIIGSFISVKIGNPLVPLNYEQEKREADFRYSLIRFRENAEGIALYSGENSENQTFGNRFEYVYDNFKSIIKRSFMISGWISFYGQIAYVFPILLIAPRYFAKEVTFGALMQTIGACNHVNTALSFFVDQYPAIAHWKATTNRLLVFLGEMEELEKLPKEIRISPHPEPSIISCRNLTIFLPHEKILFENLNLKFQKGEHTLIKGPSGIGKSTLMRTLSGLWPYGSGQIQLPTQSPMFLPQKPYMPLGTLKEILTYPEDHAKLEEKDFLNLLDLVGLENLSGRLNEIDDWARVLSLGEQQRVSILRALIQKPQWLLMDEATSSLDEDSERKVFELLQHVLKETTFISVGHRASLLAWHPRVISLEDLFQGSSMMINA, encoded by the coding sequence ATGGTTCAGCCAAATCTTAGTTTTTCAAAAGCTGTTTTTAAAATTTTATGGCCCTATTGGCGCTCCGAAAAAAAATGGGAAGCCCTCTTCCTTCTCTTATGCTCTGGAAGTTTTTTGGCAGCCTTTGTGTTTACACAATTAGAGCTCAATTATTGGGGAAATGATTTTTATACGGCCCTTCAAGAATTCAGAATGAACGATTTTTTTGGACTTTTAAAAAAATTCTCTTATCTTGCGGCCCTTGCCATTTCAACATACGTTTTGGCGTTTTATGCGCAAAAACACCTTGAACTCAGGTGGAGGAAATGGCTGACCCATTTTTATATTCAAAAATGGCTTTCCCATCGGAATTATTATCACCTCCTTTTGGCAGGATCTCAAACCGATAACCCAGATCAACGCATTGCTGAGGATGTAGGTCATTTTTGTAGTGAGACCATCCGCCTTTTTCTGGATGCCTTTAGAAATATTTTAATGCTGATTGCTTTTTTAGGTGTGCTTTGGGTTTTATCCGGAACGCTTAAAATTCCTTTAGGAGATAAGGTCTTAGAAGTTCCAGGCTACATGTTTTGGGCAGGCTTAATTTACGCAATCATTGGAAGTTTCATCAGCGTGAAAATTGGAAATCCTCTTGTTCCCCTCAATTATGAACAAGAAAAACGAGAAGCTGATTTTCGCTATAGCCTCATTCGTTTTCGAGAAAATGCAGAAGGGATCGCTTTATATAGCGGTGAAAACTCAGAGAATCAAACGTTTGGCAATCGCTTTGAATATGTTTATGATAACTTCAAATCCATTATCAAAAGATCTTTTATGATCAGCGGCTGGATCAGTTTTTATGGCCAAATTGCCTACGTTTTCCCAATTTTATTAATTGCCCCACGTTATTTCGCGAAAGAAGTGACCTTTGGGGCTCTTATGCAAACAATTGGTGCCTGTAATCACGTCAATACTGCCCTTTCGTTTTTTGTTGATCAATATCCCGCAATTGCCCATTGGAAGGCAACTACAAACCGTCTTTTAGTGTTCTTAGGCGAAATGGAGGAGTTGGAGAAGTTGCCCAAGGAGATTAGAATAAGTCCTCATCCTGAACCTTCTATTATCTCCTGCCGCAATCTCACCATTTTTCTTCCTCATGAAAAAATCCTTTTTGAAAATCTTAATCTCAAATTTCAAAAAGGCGAACACACCTTAATCAAAGGTCCCTCCGGTATTGGAAAAAGTACACTCATGCGAACATTGTCAGGACTCTGGCCCTATGGATCGGGTCAAATCCAATTGCCCACTCAAAGCCCGATGTTTTTGCCGCAAAAACCTTATATGCCTTTGGGCACGTTGAAAGAAATCCTCACCTATCCTGAAGATCACGCAAAGCTTGAAGAGAAAGATTTTCTCAATCTTTTGGATCTGGTGGGACTTGAAAATCTGAGTGGTCGCCTGAATGAGATTGATGATTGGGCGCGCGTTTTATCTTTGGGAGAGCAACAACGCGTTTCTATTCTCCGTGCCCTTATCCAAAAACCGCAATGGCTTTTGATGGATGAGGCGACGTCTTCTTTGGATGAAGACAGCGAGAGAAAGGTTTTTGAACTTTTGCAGCACGTGTTGAAAGAGACGACGTTCATCAGCGTGGGGCACCGCGCAAGTCTTTTGGCGTGGCATCCCCGCGTGATTAGCCTTGAGGACCTTTTTCAAGGGTCCTCAATGATGATAAACGCTTAA